One stretch of Falco naumanni isolate bFalNau1 chromosome 7, bFalNau1.pat, whole genome shotgun sequence DNA includes these proteins:
- the CTXND1 gene encoding cortexin domain-containing 1, whose translation MEGPTPEPVYVDVDKGLTLACFVFLCLFLIVMIIRCAKVIMDPYSAIPTSTWEEQHLDD comes from the coding sequence ATGGAGGGACCAACCCCAGAGCCTGTGTACGTCGATGTGGACAAGGGACTGACATTAGCATGTTTCGTCTTCCTCTGTCTCTTCCTGATTGTGATGATTATTCGTTGTGCAAAAGTCATCATGGACCCTTACAGTGCCATCCCTACATCTACATGGGAAGAGCAGCATCTAGATGACTGA
- the FAH gene encoding fumarylacetoacetase encodes MSFIQVDKDSDFPLQNLPYGVFSTKEQPRHRLGVAIGDQILDLSVIKHLFNGPALAKHQHVFDQPTLNAFMGLGRAAWTEARAVLQKLLSAGEPALRDNVELRSRAFVPQASATMHLPAHIGDYTDFYSSRQHATNIGIMFRGKENALMPNWLHLPVGYHGRASSVVVSGTPIRRPVGQMRPNNDKPPVFGACKCLDIELEMAFFVGPGNKYGEPIPISRTQEHIFGMVLMNDWSARDIQKWEYVPLGPFLSKSFGTTISPWVVTMEALMPFVLPNPVQDPKPLPYLQDKEPYTFDIKLFVAIKGEGMSMPTTICRSNFKHMYWTMKQQLAHHSINGCNLRPGDLLASGTISGPEPESFGSMLELSWNGTKEIPLGSGQSRKFLQDGDEIILTGYCQGNGFRVGFGQCSGKILPALSDP; translated from the exons ATGTCTTTCATCCAGGTAGACAAGGACTCAGATTTTCCTCTCCAAAATCTGCcctatggggttttttccactaAGGAGCAG CCTAGGCACAGGCTCGGGGTAGCAATTGGAGACCAGATTTTGGATCTCAGCGTCATTAAACATCTATTCAATGGACCGGCTCTTGCCAAGCATCAGCATGTCTTTGACCAG CCTACCCTGAACGCCTTCATGGGGCTGGGCCGGGCGGCGTGGACGGAGGCGAGGGCTGTTCTCCAGAAGCTGCTGTCAGCCGGCGAGCCGGCCCTGAGGGACAATGTGGAGCTGCGGAGCAG agcatTTGTACCTCAAGCTTCTGCGACGATGCACCTGCCAGCCCACATCG GAGATTACACTGACTTCTATTCCTCGCGCCAACACGCCACGAACATTGGGATCATGTTCAGGGGGAAGGAGAACGCTTTGATGCCTAACTG GTTGCACTTACCTGTTGGTTATCATGGCCGGGCATCGTCTGTTGTGGTGTCAGGGACACCCATCCGGAGACCCGTGGGGCAAATGAGACCCAACAATG ATAAACCTCCAGTGTTTGGTGCTTGTAAGTGTCTGGATATCGAGTTAGAAATG GCGTTCTTTGTCGGTCCTGGAAACAAGTATGGGGAGCCAATTCCTATCAGCAGAACCCAGGAGCACATCTTTGGGATGGTCCTTATGAATGACTGGAGCG cCCGTGACATCCAGAAATGGGAATATGTTCCTCTGGGTCCATTCCTGAGCAAGAGCTTTGGCACAACCATCTCTCCTTGGGTTGTCACCATGGAAGCTCTCATGCCATTTGTGTTGCCAAACCCTGTACAG GATCCCAAGCCACTGCCCTACCTTCAGGATAAGGAACCCTACACTTTCGACATCAAGCTCTTCGTTGCTATTAAAG gagaAGGAATGAGCATGCCAACTACTATATGCAGATCCAATTTCAAG cacatGTACTGGACCATGAAACAGCAGCTGGCTCATCATTCAATCAATGGGTGCAACCTCAGACCTGGAGATCTCCTGGCCTCCGGCACGATCAGTGGACCC GAGCCGGAGAGCTTTGGCTCCATGCTGGAACTGTCCTGGAATGGAACGAAAGAAATCCCTCTTGGCAGTGGACAGTCTCGTAAATTCCTGCAGGATGGAGATGAAATCATTTTGACAG GTTACTGTCAGGGCAACGGCTTCCGCGTGGGATTTGGCCAGTGCTCAGGAAAAATCCTTCCAGCCCTGTCAGATCCATGA